From the genome of Nicotiana sylvestris chromosome 2, ASM39365v2, whole genome shotgun sequence, one region includes:
- the LOC138885999 gene encoding protein pxr1-like: MLARKTIAYGALRKVLNERLKASQVKESPAPKSDSSSESESFQSATEGDGQGSSDSEKTQESPFEVSSFVVENLKTRSVLVGPNTDVELPEMSRSGGKKKSEKEKDREGAYGEERGKGKGAVLAICGVAQDRLDESGMKSGGSVPRGRATRSRVKQSEADLQKALEESKKRKKDKGKGNVAESSEAIEEEEMELVHQERGTTVEVPTPKPKKPKTSSKKSSSVPVATVLILAKRTRSAVKAKQTKVSDDDD, from the exons atgcttgctcgaaaaacTATAGCATATGGGGCTCTGAGGAAGGTTttaaatgaaaggttgaaagctagccaagtgaaagAAAGCCCAGCTCCAAAGTCTGATTCTAGCTCTGAGTCTGAATCCTTTCAATCTGCGACTGAGGGAGATGGACAGGGGTCTTCTGACTCAGAAAAGACTCAAGAATCTCCTTTTGAGGTAAGTTCTTTTGTggttgaaaacttaaaaactagaTCTGTTTTGGTTGGACCCAATACGGATGTTGAGTTGCCTGAGATgagtaggagtggaggtaaaaagaagtctgaaaaagaaaaagatagagAGGGTGCATATGGTGAagaaaggggaaaagggaaaggagCAGTTCTTGCTATATGTGGGGTTGCACAAGATAGGTTAGATgagagtggcatgaagtcagggggaagtg TGCCTAGgggtagagccacaagaagcagggtaaaacagagtgaagctgatctacaaaaggctttagaagaaagcaagaaaaggaaaaaggataaGGGAAAGGGAAATGTTGCAGAATCCTCAGAGGCTATTGAGGAAGaagagatggaactggtccatcaagagAGGGGTACGacagtggaggttcctacacccaaGCCTAAGAAACCCAAGACTTCCTCCAAGAAGTCCTCCTCTGTGCCTGTAGCTACTGTACTCAtactagccaagaggacaagatctgcagtgaaagctaaacaaaccaaagtttctgatgatgatgattag